The following proteins come from a genomic window of Triticum aestivum cultivar Chinese Spring chromosome 6A, IWGSC CS RefSeq v2.1, whole genome shotgun sequence:
- the LOC123132210 gene encoding phosphoglycerate mutase-like protein 4: MSSSSTIEGKDGEFTEVVVVRHGETSWNASRIIQGHLDAELNEIGRQQAVAVAHRLSKEAKPAAIYSSDLKRAAETARTIAKICNLPNVVFDPALRERHIGDVQGLTLQDAVKEKPEAYKAFMSHKRNQQIPGGGESLDQLSERCVSCLYKIVEKHRGERVILVSHGGTIRELYRHASPMPLRGKIHNTSVTVVLVSGETGRCIVKMCGDVSHLEATGVLENAFGGDKSSA, translated from the exons ATGTCGTCCTCTTCCACAATAGAGGGCAAGGATGGCGAGTTCACCGAGGTTGTGGTAGTGCGGCATGGCGAGACTTCCTGGAATGCCTCGCGCATCATACAG GGGCACTTGGATGCAGAGCTGAATGAGATTGGGAGGCAGCAAGCTGTTGCG GTTGCTCATCGGCTGTCTAAAGAAGCCAAACCAGCTGCCATATACTCGTCAGATTTGAAGCGGGCGGCAGAGACTGCAAGAACAATAGCAAAAATCTGCAATTTACCAAAT GTTGTGTTTGATCCTGCACTTAGAGAAAGGCACATAGGAGATGTGCAGGGCCTGACGCTTCAAGATGCTGTCAAAGAAAAGCCAGAGGCTTACAAAGCTTTTATGTCCCACAAGAGAAACCAGCAAATTCCT GGTGGTGGAGAGAGTCTTGATCAACTATCAGAGCGATGTGTCTCGTGCCTGTATAAAATAGTCGAGAAACATAGAG GGGAGCGAGTTATCCTGGTCTCTCATGGCGGAACCATCAGAGAGCTCTACAGGCACGCCAGTCCCATGCCGCTCCGCGGTAAGATACACAACACGTCGGTTACAGTCGTGCTCGTTTCTGGTGAGACTGGCCGCTGCATTGTTAAGATGTGTGGAGATGTTAGCCACCTTGAGGCCACCGGTGTTCTGGAGAATGCCTTTGGCGGCGACAAGTCTTCAGCCTAA
- the LOC123129476 gene encoding uncharacterized protein: MKADPRTSRLSGFEWLQETIGTPGETYTMLRMNANVFFDLHDKLVGEYGLKETCFVTTYESLAMFLWTLGGCKSNRRTQNRFKHGADTVHRKFHEVLQCVVKMSSHYIRPQDPNFRIVHDRIKRDKRAYPHLKDCIGAIDGTHVRASIPEGPSKVRYIGRTGATTQNVMAVCDFDMHFTYASIGQPGSMHDTSVLFHAIENDKATLPHPPKGKYYLVDAGYPNRDGYLAPYKGERYHVPDFQRGAPPTTPIEKFNRIHSSKRNTIERTFGVWKMKWQILLKMPNYSINTQKMIVAATMTLHNYIRLHDKEDLHFLRCERDPDYVPTIPDRYKKYVIPPNASDASTSAESTPNMDLFRHELATAIALSW, from the exons ATGAAGGCCGACCCCAGGACATCTAGGTTGAGTGGGTTTGAATGGTTGCAAGAGACTATTGGAACACCCGGAGAGACGTACACAATGTTGAGAATGAATGCAAATGTGTTTTTTGATCTTCATGACAAGTTGGTGGGGGAGTATGGCCTCAAAGAAACATGCTTCGTTACCACTTATGAGTCTCTAGCTATGTTCTTGTGGACCTTGGGAGGGTGCAAATCAAATAGGAGAACCCAAAACCGTTTCAAACATGGAGCGGATACAGTCCACCGAAAGTTCCATGAGGTTCTACAATGTGTGGTCAAGATGTCATCTCACTACATTAGGCCTCAAGACCCAAATTTTCGCATCGTGCATGATAGGATTAAGCGTGACAAAAGGGCTTATCCTCATCTCAAAGACTGCATTGGTGCAATAGATGGGACACATGTCAGGGCTTCTATTCCGGAAGGACCTTCAAAAGTAAGGTATATTGGAAGAACAGGTGCAACAACTCAGAATGTGATGGCAGTATGTGACTTTGATATGCATTTCACCTACGCTTCAATTGGACAACCGGGTTCTATGCATGATACAAGTGTGTTATTCCATGCAATCGAAAATGACAAGGCCACACTCCCGCATCCTCCAAAGG GCAAGTATTACCTAGTAGACGCCGGCTATCCTAACAGGGATGGCTATCTAGCACCATACAAAGGAGAACGCTATCATGTCCCCGACTTCCAGAGAGGTGCACCCCCAACTACTCCTATAGAAAAGTTCAACCGGATCCACTCCTCCAAGCGCAATACCATAGAGAGAACTTTTGGTGTTTGGAAGATGAAATGGCAAATCTTGCTTAAGATGCCAAACTACTCAATCAATACACAGAAGATGATTGTTGCGGCTACTATGACACTACACAACTACATTCGCCTCCATGACAAAGAGGATCTCCACTTTCTTCGGTGTGAGAGGGATCCGGATTATGTTCCAACTATTCCAGATAGATACAAGAAATACGTTATTCCTCCAAATGCATCAGATGCTTCAACATCGGCGGAAAGTACTCCTAATATGGATTTGTTTAGGCATGAACTTGCTACCGCCATTGCTCTTAGTTGGTGA
- the LOC123130354 gene encoding eukaryotic translation initiation factor 5-like produces MALQNIGASNKDDAFYRYKMPKMLTKIEGHGNGIKTKIVNMVGIAKALARPASYTMKYFGCELGAQSKFDDKTGVCIVNGAHDTAKLAGLLENFINKYVQCYKCGNPETEVVISKKQTLSLKCAACGFISDVDMDKVATFIMNNPPELKKGGKDKKAMRRAEKERLKEGEAADEEMKKLRKDGKKKGAASKDSTAKGVAAKKNATAGGSDEEHATSSTYSQAADFAAAADDDYDDDDDDGVEWQTDTSAEAARKRMEEQLSAATAEMVMLATEETEKKKKHAKMTPYDELVEEIKANVGNAATAAQIKAVLSSSTLPAAKDAMGALFEALFRGAGKGFAKDVKKNNDYLAAAVPDEGAQMLLLQAIEAFCGRCSAEALKEVPVVLKCLYDDDVLEEEAIVQWYDEAVAAGKASQVVKNARPFVEWLQVAEPDEE; encoded by the coding sequence ATGGCGCTGCAGAACATTGGCGCTTCGAACAAGGATGACGCCTTCTATAGGTACAAGATGCCCAAAATGTTAACCAAAATAGAAGGCCATGGTAATGGCATCAAGACAAAAATCGTGAACATGGTTGGCATAGCAAAAGCGCTTGCCAGGCCTGCTTCCTACACAATGAAGTACTTTGGCTGTGAGCTTGGGGCACAGTCTAAATTTGATGACAAGACAGGGGTTTGCATAGTCAATGGTGCCCATGACACTGCAAAGCTGGCCGGTCTTCTTGAGAACTTCATCAACAAGTATGTTCAGTGTTATAAGTGTGGCAACCCTGAAACAGAGGTTGTCATCTCCAAGAAACAGACGCTATCTCTGAAATGTGCTGCATGTGGCTTCATCTCGGATGTTGACATGGACAAGGTCGCTACATTCATCATGAACAACCCGCCAGAACTGAAGAAGGGAGGCAAGGACAAGAAAGCTATGAGAAGAGCTGAGAAGGAGCGGCTCAAGGAAGGTGAGGCTGCTGATGAGGAGATGAAGAAACTCAGGAAGGATGGGAAGAAGAAAGGTGCTGCATCCAAGGACAGCACTGCAAAAGGTGTTGCTGCAAAGAAAAATGCTACTGCTGGTGGTTCTGATGAAGAACATGCAACCTCGTCAACTTACAGTCAAGCTGCGGACTTTGCAGCTGCTGCAGACGACGactacgacgacgacgatgatgacggtGTGGAGTGGCAGACTGACACGTCAGCAGAGGCTGCGAGAAAGCGCATGGAGGAGCAGCTGAGTGCGGCAACTGCCGAGATGGTTATGCTTGCCACCGAAGAGACagaaaagaagaagaagcatgccaaAATGACTCCATATGATGAACTGGTCGAGGAGATCAAGGCCAACGTGGGCAACGCTGCCACTGCAGCTCAGATCAAGGCAGTGCTGTCCTCCTCAACCCTCCCCGCCGCCAAGGACGCGATGGGCGCCCTCTTTGAGGCGCTCTTCCGCGGCGCAGGCAAGGGGTTTGCAAAGGATGTCAAGAAGAACAATGACTACCTTGCTGCTGCCGTGCCTGACGAAGGAGCCCAGATGCTGCTGCTCCAGGCCATCGAGGCGTTCTGCGGCAGGTGCAGCGCCGAGGCCCTGAAGGAGGTGCCGGTAGTCCTGAAATGCCTGTATGATGACGACGTCCTGGAGGAAGAAGCCATTGTCCAGTGGTACGATGAAGCTGTTGCTGCCGGCAAGGCCTCCCAGGTTGTGAAGAATGCCAGGCCGTTTGTGGAGTGGCTCCAGGTCGCCGAACCGGACGAGGAGTGA